DNA sequence from the Salvelinus fontinalis isolate EN_2023a chromosome 33, ASM2944872v1, whole genome shotgun sequence genome:
ataaaactggccttctttagactagttgagtatctggaacatcagcatttgtgggttcgattacagactcaaaatggccagaaacaaagcactttcttttgaaactcgtcagtctattcttgttctgagaaatgaaggctattccatgcgagaaattgccaacaaactgaagatctcatacaatgctgtgtactactcctttcacagaacagcgaaaactggctctaaccagaatagatagagtgggaggcctcggtgcacaactgagcaagaggacaagtacattagagtgtctagtttgagaaacagacacctcacaagtcctcaacctacagcttcattaaatagtattcgttaaacaccagtctcaacgaagaggcgactccgggatgctggccttctaggcagagttcccctgtccagtgtctgtgttcttttgcttatcttaatcttttatttttattggccagtctgagatatggctttttctttgcaactctgcccagaaggccagtaacccagagtcacctcttcacttttgacattgagactggtgttttgtgggtactatttaatgaagctgccagttgaggacttgtgaggggtctctcaaactagacatgaaggctattccatctgGAGCAACTTGtcgaaagaaggccagttttattgcttcttcaatcagaacaacagttttcagctgtgctaacataattgcaaaagggttttctaatgatcaattagccttttaaaatgataaacttggataagctaacacaacgtgccattggaacacaggagtgatggttgctgataatgggcctctgtacgcctatgtagatattccataaaaaatatgccgtttccagctacaatagtcatttacaacattaacaatgtctacactgtatttctgaaaaatttaatgttattttaatggacaaaaaaattgcttttctttcaaaaacaaggacatttctaagtgaccccaaacttttgaacggtagtgtatctgGAAAATATTCTTAGTTAATTTATCCTCACCCATAAACTAGTAGGCTATTTGTAGCTTGTCGTCTGATTTACTTTCATATATGTTGTTCCATGGCACCATCTACTGGCCCAAAGATTGTAGttgatgatcaaatcaaatcaaattgtatttgtcacgtgtgacAAATACTAACAggtaagggaaagggggatatctagtcagttgtacaactgaatgccttcaactgaaatgtgtcttctgcatttaatccaagccctctgaatcagagaagtgCGGGTTGCTGCCTTCATCAGCATCCACGTTTTTGGTGTagcccttactgtgaaatgcttacttacaagccctttaaccaacaatgcaattttaagaaaaataagagttaagaaaatttTTACTAAATAAaccaaagtaaaaaaataaaagagaaacaataaaataacaataacgaggctatatacagggggtaccggtaccaagtccatgtgcggaggtacaggttagtcgaggtaattaaggtaatatgtacatgtacagtaggtaaagtgactatgcatagataataaacagtaaatagcagcggtgtaaaaaagggaggggggtcaatgcaaatagtccgggtagccatttgattagctattcagcagtcttatagcttggggttagaagctgttaagaagccagttggacctagacttggcactccagtaccgcttgccgtgcggcagcagagagaacagcatatggctagggtggctggagtctttgggaatttttagggccttcctctgacactgctggtatagatgtcctagatggcaggaagcttggccccagtgatgtactggcccgtatgtactaccctctgtagccccTTGCGGTCGGAatgcgagcagttgccataccaggcggtgatgcaaccagtaaggatgctctcgatggtgcagctgtataactttttgaggatcagaggacccatgccaaatcttttcagtctccttagggggaataggcgttgtcgtgccctcttcacgactgtcttggtatttTTCTACCATGATAgtaggtgatgtggacaccaaggaccttgaagctctcaatctgctccactacagcccccatCGATGACAATGGGAGCATGTcaaccctccttttcctgtagtccctgATCatgtcctttgtcttgatcacgttgagggagaggttgttgataTAGTATATGAGGCTCCAATGTCCTAATTCATAATCAATGTAGTGTCTGTATACTTTAGATGCACACTCACTTGTGAAGTCACTATTACTGGTGTAGGCCATCTACCTATAATAATAGGTTGCTGGGCACTACTCATAAGGCCAACTGATAAATAATGGCGATTTAAAATTGCAAGATGAAAATGGCCAAACAATCATAAACTAAGAATCTGCTCACCTGAAATTATTCGCCTAATCATACCAATATCACACACCTGCGTTAACTTATTTGACATCTATTATATCAAGGATGCATACTGAGACCCAGGACTCTTTTACAGATTGTACTACCGTGGACTATTTTATTTAGCGGACGTAGCCATTTCTAGTTCTTTACGGAGCACATTTCCGGTATTCATGAATGTCCTCGCGGAGAAGCGCGATTCTGAACGGGGATAAGTGTAGCGATCTAGTACACAACTTTAAGCGCGAGTGATACCTTATTTCGTTGTTGTTTTCAGCAGTGTTTGTGTACTATACTCAAATGACTTTCTAATCGGCGGTGATATACTTGAATACCGTCTTGCGAAATCCCTTTTTATTTCAACCTACCGCTAAAataaactagctaacgttagcttgctagctactatgTCGGGAGGCGTCGTGCGAGGCCCCGCAGGAAATAACGATTGTCGAATTTATGTCGGAAATCTACCCCCTGATATTCGCACTAAAGATGTCGAGGACGTGTTCTACAAATACGGAGCTATTCGAGACATCGATTTGAAAAATCGGAGAGGGGGACCTCCCTTTGCCTTCATCGAATTTGAAGATCccaggtaacgttagctaacgttaaagGCTAGCTTGTTAGCAACTCGTGCACTGCTCTAACGTTAGTTAGCCATCTGCTCATGCGACATCGTGAATCTTCTCTGCACATGTAACTATCTATTTTCGTTTTAGGAATGTACAGGAACATGAATTGGCTTGATAGCTAGTTGCTTCCGTTTCTGCATTTACATGTTGTGAtggtgtctttgtttgtggctcGCCGACTAAACTCCACGATTTATCATTGTAAATCGTGGAGTTAAGTTGGGCCGGTTAACTACTGTTAGCATATATTATGCTAATAAGGCACACCGCAGAGTGCTGTGTTGACGATTGTTTAGCAATAATTTTCTATGATCACTTTTTCAGGGACGCAGACGATGCAGTGTACGGACGAGACGGCTATGACTACGACGGTTATCGGCTGCGAGTTGAATTCCCTCGGAGCGGCAGGGGTGGGGGGAGAGGCGgctttggtggtggtggtgggggtggtggtggtggtgggggggttggTGGCGCCCCTAGAGGCAGATACGGGCCACCATCCAGACGCTCCGAGTACAGGGTCATTGTCTCAGGTGAGTCATGTAACTAGGGTGTTAAGGGTCAAAATGAAACTGCTTTTGGTATTATACTTTGTACTCAATGTTATAGACAAGCTTCTCAGGAACACTATTTTATGAGGTTAGGGATTTACAATTGCTGAGATCTCCTTTACAAGTGATCGAAAAAGGTCGTGGACTGGTCATTGTTAATCCCAAATCAATAATGGCCTCAAATCCATCTGTCTTTAGTCTATATTTCAACAGGTTTTGTCCAATATCTCAAGATAGGGTGGTCATATTGTAATGACATTTTCAGTGGCGAgtgtcgcagcggtctaaggcactgaatctcaTTGCTTAAGGTGTCACCACAGACAccatggttcgaatccaggcagtATCACAACAGGCTGTGATTGTGTgctgccctataggactcccaattggccaagcgtcgtcgggtttggccagtgtagtttgaatgatgtctgtaagtataacagaactcatatggcaggcaaaaacccaagaaaaaatccaaccaggaagtgggattctgagctttgtaggtttgcctatccaatatacagtgtctttggggtcatattgcacttcctaatgcttccactaaatgtcaaaagtctttagaaccttgtttgatgcttctactgtgacggaggggggaatgggagctgtttgagtcgggggtctggcagagtgccacaagCTCATTCAGGCGCGCCTGCGTGAGGGCGACCTGCGTTACATCGCATTTCTACAGGCAAGGAATTCTCccgttgaaacattattgaagatatatgttaaaaacatcctaaagattgattctatacaacgtttgacatttttctacgaactgtaatggaatttttttgactttgtctggccTGCGTgtcatcaatttggattttggaactaaacgcACAAActaaaaggaggtatttggacataaattatggacgttatcgaacaaagcaaacatttattgttgaactgggattcctgggagtgcattctgatgaagatcatcaaagtgaatatttataataccaTTTCTGACTTGTTGACTCCACatcatggcgggtatctgtatgttttgttttggtctctgagcgctgtacacggattattgcatggtgtgcttttcccgtaaagtttttttgaaatctgacagcggttgcattaaggagaagtttatctaaagttccatgtaaaacacttgtatcAATGTTTTACATGGATGTTTATTAATGTTTATAATGAgtttttctgtaaattgatgtggctctctgcaaaatcaccggatgtttgaggcaaaacattactgaacataacgcgccaatgtaaactaagatttttggatataaatattaactttttttttttttttttttttttatccccttttcaccccaattttcgtggtatccaatcgcttgtaattactatcttgtctcatcgctacaactcccgtacgggctcgggagagacgaaggtcgaaagctatgcgtcctccgaagcacaacccaaccaagccgcactgcttctttaacacagcgcgcctccaacccggaagccagccgcaccaatatgtcggaggaaacaccgtgcacctggccccccttggttagcgcgcactgcgcccagcccgccacaggagtcgctggagcgcgatgagacaaggaaatccctacctgccaaaccctccctaacccggacgacgctggcccaattgtgcgtcgccccacggacctcccggtcgcggccggctgcgacagagcctgggggagaacccagagactctggtgataaatatgaactttatcgaacaaaacatttgtgtattgtgtaacatgagtgTCATCGGATGAAGATCATCaatggttagtgattaatttgatctctttctgatttttgtgactcctctctttggccggataaatggctgtgtttttgacTAGATACTGACCTAACATactcagatggtgtgctttcgtcgtaacgcctttttgaaatcggacactggtgGGATtgacaacaagtttatctttaaaatggtgtaaatacttgtatgttttgaggaattttaattatgagatttctgtttgaatttggctggCTGCTGCcattttcactggctgttgtcaagttgatcccgttaacgggatctcagccgtaagaacttaatgcgtttgagccaatcatttgcgttgtgacaaggtagggttggtattagaggtcgaccgattatgatttttcaacaccgataccgatattattggaggaccaaaaaagccaataccgatttaATTGGCaatttttatatacactgctcaaaaaaataaagggaacacttaaacaacacaatgtaactccaagtcaatcacacttctgtgaaatcaaactgtccacttaggaagcaacactgattgacaatacatttcacatgctgttgtgcaaatggaatagacaaaaggtggaaattataggcaattagcaagacacccccaataaaggagtggttctgcaggtggtgaccacagaccacttctcagttcctatgcttcctggctgatgttttggtcacttttgaatgctggcggtgctttcactctagtggtagcatgatacggagtctacaacccacacaagtggctcgggtagtgcagctcatccaggatggcacatcaatgcgagctgtggcaagaaggtttgctgtgtctgtcagcgtagtgtccagagcatggaggcgctaccaggagacaggccagtacatcaggagacgtggaggaggccgtaggagtgcaacaacccagcagcaggaccgctacctccgcctttgtgcaaggaggagcactgccagagccctgcaaaatgacctccagcaggccacaaatgtgcatgtgtctgctcaaacggtcagaaacagactccatgagggtggtatgagggcccgacgtccacaggtgggggttgtgcttacagcccaacaccgtacaggacgtttggcatttgccagagaacaccaagattggcaaattcgccactggcgccctgtgctcttcacagatgaaagcaggttcacactgagcacatgtgacagacgtgacagagtctggagacgccgtggagaacgttctgctgcctgcaacatcctccagcttgACCGGTTTggaggtgggtcagtcatggtgtggggtggcatttctttgtggggccgcacagccctccatgtgctcgccagaggtagcctgactgccattaggtaccgagatgagatcctcagaccccttgtgagaccatatgctgacacatgcacatttgtggcctgctggaggtcattttgcagggctctggtagtgctcctccttgcacaaaggcggaggtagcggtcctgctgctgggttgttgccctcctacggcctcctccacgtctcctgatgtactggcctgtctcctggtagcgcctccatgatctggacactacgctgacagacacagcaaacctttttgccacagctcgcattgatgtgccatcctggatgaactgcactacctgagccacttgtgtggattgtagactccgtctcatgctaccactagagtgaaagccccgccagcattcaaaagtgaccaaaacatcagccaggaagcataggaactgagaagtggtctgtggtcaccacctgcagaaccacttctttattgggggtgtcttgctaattgcaaataatttccaccttttgtctattccatttgcacaacagcatttgaaatttattgtcaatcagtgttgcttcctaagtggatagtttgatttcctagaagtgtgattgacttggagttacattgtgttgtttaagtgttccctttatttttttgagcagtgtatttgaaaTAATGACTATtggaacaatactgaatgaacacttttattttaacctaatataatacaaaaataaaatctatttaggctcaaataaataatgaaaaatgctcaatttggtttaaataatgaaaAGACAGTGTTGGAGAATGtacaagtgcaatatgtgccatgtaaaaaagtttaccatttaagttccttgctcagaacatatgaaagctggtttTTCAATATTCCTAGTAAAGAAATATTAGGTTGCAGTTATTTATgatgcgtcgactatttctctctaccatttgtattgcatatacctttgactattgtatgttctaataggcactttagtattgccagcctaatctcaggaatTGATAGggttgaagtcataaacagcgctgtgatcaagcattgctaagagctgctggcaaacgcagtaaagtttgaatgaattcTTACGAGCCTGcagctgcctaccaccgctcagactgctctatcaaatcatagacttaattataatataataaacacaaatACCAGccgttggtcattaatatggtcaaatccggaaactatcatttcgaaaacaaaacgtttattctttcagtgaaatacggaaccgttccgtattttatcaaacgggtggcaaccctaagtctaaatattgctgttacattgcacaaccttcaatgttgtcataattatgtaaaattctggcaaattagtttgcaacgagccaggcggccctaACTGTTGCATAAACcctgactgcgtgcaatgaacgcaagaagtgacacaatttcccaagttaatattgcctgctaacatgaatttcattTAAATATgct
Encoded proteins:
- the LOC129831999 gene encoding serine/arginine-rich splicing factor 1B-like — translated: MSGGVVRGPAGNNDCRIYVGNLPPDIRTKDVEDVFYKYGAIRDIDLKNRRGGPPFAFIEFEDPRDADDAVYGRDGYDYDGYRLRVEFPRSGRGGGRGGFGGGGGGGGGGGGVGGAPRGRYGPPSRRSEYRVIVSGLPQSGSWQDLKDHMREAGDVCYADVFRDGTGVVEFVRKEDMTYAVRKLDNTKFRSHEGETAYVRVKVDGPRSPSYGRSRSRSRSRSRSRSAASRSRSNSRGGGARGGRGSPRYSPRHSRSRSRS